A genomic segment from Amyelois transitella isolate CPQ chromosome 15, ilAmyTran1.1, whole genome shotgun sequence encodes:
- the LOC132902578 gene encoding uncharacterized protein LOC132902578, which translates to MDAEKSAANAVAAAASQSTQPDPAHVHNQPEIANISLALRIPPFWRDRPRLWFYSFEAATHDQRKGEQKMAQMVIARLEKQDIEQISDLLYNPPETNPYQAIKERLITAYEESDSRQFQKLLSEMELGDQKPTHLLRRMRDLARDRIPDATLRLMWTNHLPAHIRSVLAVSESFSTKTALEELALLADKMMEQHREIAAVNITTSSQSQSSSQTQSSSQSTEIKTAIQQQQLSKKSIPVPEPQLFSSKLTR; encoded by the exons ATGGACGCCGAAAAATCTGCCGCAAATGCCGTCGCCGCCGCCGCATCGCAATCCACACAGCCCGATCCAGCCCACGTCCACAACCAGCCCGAAATCGCCAACATATCCCTCGCTCTGCGGATACCACCATTCTGGCGCGACCGACCACGTCTATGGTTCTACAGTTTCGAGGCTGCCACCCACGACCAAAGGAAGGGTGAACAGAAGATGGCGCAGATGGTCATCGCTCGCCTGGAAAAACAAGACATAGAGCAAATCAGCGACCTCCTCTACAATCCGCCAGAGACGAACCCATACCAGGCTATTAAGGAGCGTCTCATCACCGCCTACGAAGAATCGGACAGCCGCCAATTCCAAAAGCTTCTGTCCGAAATGGAACTAGGCGACCAGAAGCCGACCCACCTACTACGACGGATGCGCGATCTCGCTCGAGACAGAATTCCCGACGCCACACTACGACTCATGTGGACCAACCACCTACCGGCACATATTCGCTCTGTCCTCGCCGTAAGCGAATCATTTAGCACAAAAACCGCACTGGAAGAGCTTGCCCTACTTGCTGACAAAATGATGGAGCAACATCGTGAAATTGCCGCCGTCAACATTACCACGTCGTCGCAGTCCCAATCATCATCACAGACCCAGTCATCATCGCAATC AACTGAAATCAAGACCGCcatacaacaacaacaattaTCGAAGAAATCGATCCCAGTCCCGGAACCGCAACTATTCTCGTCCAAACTCACGAGATAA